GGGTACATATCCATATTCCGGAGTTGAATATTGAAACCTACACAAACAAGTACGGGTTTTATTCCCTTACACTTCCTCCTGGAAAATATCAATTAAAAATAAAACATTTAGGCTATCAGGAAGTCGAAAAGGAAATGATTTTAAAAGAGGATGTAAAAGATAATTTATTCTTAAAAGAAGATAACGAAGAACTTAAGGAAGTTGTAATCAAGGAGGTTAGATATAAAACAAATATTAAATCACCTGAAATGAGTGTTAATAAACTATCCATTTTTTCTATCAGGAAAATGCCTGTGGTTTTTGGTGAAGTCGATGTCTTAAAGTCTATTTTACTCTTGCCAGGAGTGACAAATGCTGGTGAAGGGGCTTCAGGTTTTAATGTAAGGGGAGGAGGCGCTGATCAGAATTTAATTTTACTAGATGAAGCAACCATATTTAATTCTTCACATGTTTTTGGTTTTTTCTCCGTTTTTAATCCGGATGCCGTTAAGAATTTGAAATTGTATAAAGGAGGTATTCCGGCACGTTACGGAGGAAGGGTATCTTCGGTTTTAGATATCTATCAGAAAGACGGAAACAGCAAAGAATTTCATCTAAGCGGTGGGATAGGTCTGGTTTCCAGTAGAATTTTTGCTGAAGGTCCGATAGTAAAAAATAAAGGTTCATTTTTAGTAGCAGGAAGAACCTCGTATGCCCACTTATTTCTAAAATTATCAGAAGAACAAAAAGACAACGCAGCTTATTTTTATGATCTTAATACCAAGTTAAGTTATAAACTAAACGAGAATAACAGTTTGTTTTTATCGGGTTATTTTGGTAGGGACGTTTTTAAACTAAACAAAATTTTCATGAATACTTATGGAAATTCTACTTTGAATTTACGTTGGAGTCATTTGTATTCGGATAAATTATTTGCAAATTTATCTTTAATCTACAGTGATTATTATTACGGACTTGATTTAAATTTTATAGGATTCAAATGGGATTCCGGAATTAAAAATTATACTGTTAAATATGATTTTGAACACTATATATCAGATAAATTTAAATTAAGTTATGGTATAAATGGAATTTATTATGATTTTAATCCAGGGAAAATAAGTCCATTAAGTGATGAATTCACTATTAATCCTGAACAATTAGATAGAAAATATGCGCTTTCACTTTCACCTTATATTGATGCAGAAAATAAACTTTCAAAAAAAGTGACAGTTTATTACGGATTAAGATTCAGTCAGTTTTATCGTTTGGGGGGATCTACAATTAATTTGTATGAAAATAATAATGCGGTTGTCTTCAATCCGGATATGGAGATTTATGAAAAAGGAACACCAATAAGCACTAAATATTACAGTAAAAATGAAGTCATTGAAAGTTATAATAATTTTGAGCCAAGATTCTCAATTTCGTATCACCTAAATGATAATCAGTCGATAAAAGCTAGCTATAACAGAATGGCACAATATCTTCAGTTAATTTCTAATACCTCGTCTCCCACACCTCTTGATGTTTGGACACCCAGTGATACTTATATCAAACCTCAAATTGCAGACCAGGTAGCTTTGGGATATTTTAGGAATTTTAATGACGGAACTTACTCATTAGAAATGGAGATTTATTATAAAAAAGTTAAAAACAGGCTCGATTATATTGATGGTGCTGATCTGATTGCAAATGACGCGATTGAGCAGGTAATTTTGAATGGACAGATGCGCGCCTATGGATTAGAAATCATGTTTAAAAAGAATGAAGGCAAATTTAATGGTTGGATTTCTTATACACTTTCAAAATCAGAGCAGCAGACTCCCGGCAGGACACCTGAAGAAACAGGAATTAATAACGGCGAATGGTATAATTCAGCTTATGATAAACTACACAATTTGGCTATTACTTCAGCTTATACTTTAAATAGGCGATGGTCATTTGGAGCTAATTTTGTTTTACAGTCTGGTCAGCCGGTTTCCTATCCAAACAGTCAGTATGAATATTTAGGTATAACTGTTCCTGGTTATGGATTGAGAAATGAAAATCGTCTGCCTGCCTATCATCATTTAGATATTTCAGCAACACTATCTCTTGAAAAAAATGAAAACAGAAAATGGAAAGGAGAATGGGTTTTTAGCATATACAATTTGTACAATAGACAAAATGCGGCCTCTATAAATTTCCGTCAAAATGCTGACACCGGTTATAACGAAGCAATAAGAACCTCTATTTTTGGTATTGTACCGGCAATAACTTATAATTTTAAGTTCTAAAAAATCAATTTCCTTAAAAAGAAATAAAACATAAAGTATGAAAAAAGTAATTTTATCAGTGGTATTTTTTATATTATTATTGTTTACAGGATGTGAAGAAGTAGTTGATGTTGATTTAGAAACTGCCAAACCTAAACTAGTAGTAGAAGCGGCCATTAATTGGAGAAAAGGAACATCCGGTGCACAGCAAACAATAAAACTGACAACTACAACAGGTTATTTTGAAGATGAGATCCCAATAGTTACAGGTGCAGTGGTTTATGTTAAAAATAGTACTAACCAGCAATTTAATTTTACAGAAGTGTCAAATACAGGCAGGTATGTGTGCAATAATTTTAAACCGGTAATTGGCGAAAATTATTCATTGACTATAATTAGTAATGGAAATACCTATACGGCGAGTGAAACGCTAAAATCGATAACTCCAATAAACAATGTCGCGCAATATGACGCAGGCCAACTCGCCGGTATTGTTGTAAGGGCTTTTTATAATGATCCGGCAGATGTAGATAATTATTATTTATATAAATATACCTATTCCAATAAAATTACCTCTACGTATTATGCTGATAAAGACGAGTTTTATCAGGGCAACGAATTTTTTAGCGTTTCTGATGACGAAGATTTAAAAACAGGAGACGAAGTCGAAATAACGCATTATGGAATTTCAAAGCAATACTATAATTATATGAATATATTAGTAAGTCTTGCAGGCAATAATATAGGTGGTCCTTTCCAGACTCCTCCGGCAACAGTAAAAGGCAATATTATTAACACAACCGATAAAAGCAATTATCCGCTGGGTTATTTTTCGCTAAGTGAAAGTGTTTCAAGAAAATATACGGTAAAATAATTAATTATATGGATTCCAGAATCGAAACCCTAACCGGGAAAAAACTCATAGGCAAACACATTACAATGTCTTTCGTCGAAAATAAAACATTCCAGTTATGGAGCAGTTTCATGCCGGAGAGAAAAAAAATCAGGAATTCTATAGACTCTAATTTATACTCACTTGAAGTTTTTCCTGAAGGACATTTTAACAATTTCGATCCTAAAAATACTTTTGAAAAATGGGCAGCTGTTGAAGTGTCTGATTTAAATGAAATTCCGGCAGGTATGGAAAGTTTGTTGATTCCTGATGGATTGTATGCTGTTTTTATTTACAAAGGGCCATCGACAGAAGCTGAGAAATCCTATCGTTTTATTTTTACAGAATGGCTTCCGGATTCAAAATATTTTGTTGATGACCGTCCACATTTTGCTGTAATGACTGAAAACTACAAAAAAGATGATCCGGATTCAGAAGAAGAAATCTGGATTCCTGTAAAAAATAAAGTTTAATATTATGCTGATAGAAAATTTACGATTGCTTTTTAACCGCGATCTCAATAAACTAAAAGAAGAAATCGAAGCGTATCAAACCGAAAACCAGCTTTGGGTTATTGATAAAAACATTGCTAATTCTGCAGGAAATCTTTGCCTGCATTTAATTGGAAATCTTAATAATTACATAGGTGCTGTCCTCGGAAATACAGCTTATGTCCGTAACCGCCCTTTAGAATTTTCATCAAAAGATGTTCAAAAAGATCAATTAATAACTAAAATTGAAGAAACAATTTTGATGGTAAACAACACATTGGATATTTTAAAGGAAGCCGATTTAGAAGCGATATATCCGCAAATTGTTTTTGAAAAAGAAATGAAATTGGGTTTTTTTCTTATGCATCTTTCTACTCATTTGGCATATCATTTAGGGCAAATCAATTACCATAGGAGGCTGCTGGATTTTGATTCTGTAAAAGATCGTAAATCTTAAATTTGAAATATAAAATAGGAGCAGTACCTTTGCACAGCATTCAAAAAAACACACAGCATGTCATCACATCAT
The Flavobacterium flavigenum genome window above contains:
- a CDS encoding DUF4249 domain-containing protein — translated: MKKVILSVVFFILLLFTGCEEVVDVDLETAKPKLVVEAAINWRKGTSGAQQTIKLTTTTGYFEDEIPIVTGAVVYVKNSTNQQFNFTEVSNTGRYVCNNFKPVIGENYSLTIISNGNTYTASETLKSITPINNVAQYDAGQLAGIVVRAFYNDPADVDNYYLYKYTYSNKITSTYYADKDEFYQGNEFFSVSDDEDLKTGDEVEITHYGISKQYYNYMNILVSLAGNNIGGPFQTPPATVKGNIINTTDKSNYPLGYFSLSESVSRKYTVK
- a CDS encoding DinB family protein; translation: MLIENLRLLFNRDLNKLKEEIEAYQTENQLWVIDKNIANSAGNLCLHLIGNLNNYIGAVLGNTAYVRNRPLEFSSKDVQKDQLITKIEETILMVNNTLDILKEADLEAIYPQIVFEKEMKLGFFLMHLSTHLAYHLGQINYHRRLLDFDSVKDRKS
- a CDS encoding GyrI-like domain-containing protein translates to MDSRIETLTGKKLIGKHITMSFVENKTFQLWSSFMPERKKIRNSIDSNLYSLEVFPEGHFNNFDPKNTFEKWAAVEVSDLNEIPAGMESLLIPDGLYAVFIYKGPSTEAEKSYRFIFTEWLPDSKYFVDDRPHFAVMTENYKKDDPDSEEEIWIPVKNKV
- a CDS encoding TonB-dependent receptor, which encodes MITKKIYTLVVFLITFISFSQEKFTLSGTVTDFGNNESLIGVHIHIPELNIETYTNKYGFYSLTLPPGKYQLKIKHLGYQEVEKEMILKEDVKDNLFLKEDNEELKEVVIKEVRYKTNIKSPEMSVNKLSIFSIRKMPVVFGEVDVLKSILLLPGVTNAGEGASGFNVRGGGADQNLILLDEATIFNSSHVFGFFSVFNPDAVKNLKLYKGGIPARYGGRVSSVLDIYQKDGNSKEFHLSGGIGLVSSRIFAEGPIVKNKGSFLVAGRTSYAHLFLKLSEEQKDNAAYFYDLNTKLSYKLNENNSLFLSGYFGRDVFKLNKIFMNTYGNSTLNLRWSHLYSDKLFANLSLIYSDYYYGLDLNFIGFKWDSGIKNYTVKYDFEHYISDKFKLSYGINGIYYDFNPGKISPLSDEFTINPEQLDRKYALSLSPYIDAENKLSKKVTVYYGLRFSQFYRLGGSTINLYENNNAVVFNPDMEIYEKGTPISTKYYSKNEVIESYNNFEPRFSISYHLNDNQSIKASYNRMAQYLQLISNTSSPTPLDVWTPSDTYIKPQIADQVALGYFRNFNDGTYSLEMEIYYKKVKNRLDYIDGADLIANDAIEQVILNGQMRAYGLEIMFKKNEGKFNGWISYTLSKSEQQTPGRTPEETGINNGEWYNSAYDKLHNLAITSAYTLNRRWSFGANFVLQSGQPVSYPNSQYEYLGITVPGYGLRNENRLPAYHHLDISATLSLEKNENRKWKGEWVFSIYNLYNRQNAASINFRQNADTGYNEAIRTSIFGIVPAITYNFKF